A section of the Osmia lignaria lignaria isolate PbOS001 chromosome 16, iyOsmLign1, whole genome shotgun sequence genome encodes:
- the LOC117600719 gene encoding BLOC-1-related complex subunit 8 homolog → MAAKVYQSDQELETKVKKATERISENMHIVANEPSLAFYRLQEHVRKALPPMVEKRVEVLALQQQLLGRCYDVEYAQLKYEEQRRHKKDSNRDSVYKRLSAHIPTLDHLPDEISDVVRETANRVESMMNHARHSTEIQKTS, encoded by the exons ATGGCTGCGAAAGTGTATCAATCAGATCAGGAATTGGAAACGAAGGTTAAGAAAG CAACTGAGcgtatatctgaaaatatgcaCATAGTTGCAAACGAACCATCTCTTGCCTTTTATAGGTTACAGGAACATGTAAGAAAAGCATTGCCTCCGATGGTGGAGAAACGTGTTGAAGTGCTTGCTCTTCAGCAGCAACTGTTAGGCAGATGTTATGATGTAGAATATGCT cAATTGAAATACGAAGAGCAACGTAGACATAAAAAAGACAGCAATAGAGATTCTGTATACAAAAGACTATCTGCCCACATTCCCACATTAGATCATTTACCGGATGAAATATCTGATGTTGTAAGAGAAACTGCAAATAGAGTAGAATCCATGATGAATCATGCTAGACATTCTACGGAGATTCAAAAAACAAGCTAA